CATATGGTCGGTCGTTAAAAAATGCGTCTCCTCCAACGGAATCAATATATCTTCAACGAAGACGATTTCCTTTTTGATTAACTGATCATAAATGGCCCGATTGATCATACTGGCTACCGTAAACGTATCATAACTCGTCGTAATGATTGGAAGGGAAAGTTCATTGGCATAAGCAATCGTTTCTTCATTCGTATCAAACCCGCCGGTGATCAACACTGCCGCCCCTGCTTCCAATGCAAGTTGGTGCACTTGATAGCGGTTGCCCACAATTAACAGGTTTCCCGATTCTACGTAGCGCATCATTGCTTCCATTTTCATAGCGCCAATCACAAACCGTTGCAATGTTTTATGTAAACCGTCCCGGCCGCCAAGAACTTGTCCATCTACAATGTTGACGACTTCGGCAAACGTAAGGTGTTCAAAGTTTTCCTTTTTCTTTTCCACACGAATCGTTCCAACACGCTCGATCGTCGTGACGATTCCTTGATTTTCCGCTTCCTTAATGGCGCGATAAGCGGTGCCTTCGCTTACGTTTAGCACTTTGGCAATCCTGCGGACGGAAATCTTCTCCCCAACGCCCAAATGATAAATATGTTGCAAAATCTGTTCGTGTTTCGTTGACATATGTTATCTTCACCCCCTATCCAATGAAATGAAAAAACTTGGCGGCCCACCAAGTTTTCGTGCAAAATTCGTGTCCGTTTCCCTTCATTATAAAGGCGGGATGACAGATGATCAAGCGCGAAGCCGTCCGTGCGTTTGACCGGTCTCTCGGCGACTTTCGAGAATGGTTCTTGTTTCAACGGCTCCGTTTTTCTTTTTGTACCGTTCATGCAGCAGTGCCGAAAGGTTCCCGCCGACGACAAGCAAAGCAAAAACAAACCATACGCTGGCAAAAACACCGGCGAATCCTCCTGCTTGTATCGAGAACTGTTCAACCGCGTGCCATAGAAGGAAAATCGCTACCCCCAACGAAATAAGCAAACGTAAACGCATGTCGAACCCTCCCCTCTTCCATTAACATATGAGCGGAGCATCTTTCCTATGACTCGTCCATGATTCACGAAAAAAGCCCGGAATGCAACCGTTCAGTTGCTCCGAGCCTAATCGTTTTAAATATCCACACTTTCTCCCGGCTGCAAGGCCCGTCCTTTAATCGGCGACAGTTCATCCACGAATTTTTGCCCGTCTTGTTCGATCAACTCGAACGTGTTGTAATGAATCGGGATAACGAGCTCCGGGTTGATCCATTCGGTGGCAATTTTCGCATCATCCGGCCCCATCGTGAAGTTGTCGCCGATCGGCAAGAATGCGGCGCTGATGTCATTGTGATCCCCGATCAGTTTCAAATCGGAGAACAAAGCTGTGTCACCGGCGTGAAAAATCGTCTTATTGTCAGCAGTAAATAAAATCCCGGCAGGCATGCCCGTGTAAATGATATGTCCATCTTCCTCGGCATAAGAAGAACTGTGCCAAGCCGGTGTTAATTTGACGTGTCCAAACGTAAATTGATGACCACCGCCAATATTTAGCGGATGCGTGTCCAGGCCTTTCGATCCAAGGTATCCGGCAAGTTCATGAGTTGCTACGACAAGCGCATTTGAACGCTTGGCGATAGCTACCGTGTCCCCAAGGTGGTCCTGATGTCCATGGGTAAGTAAAATCGCATCCGGGTTTACATCTTCCGGATTAATGTCACATGTCCCGTTTCCGGTAATAAAAGGGTCGATCAGAACATTTGCATCGGGTGTTTCAATTTCGATAAACGATTGGCCGTGAAACGTTAGTTTCATTATTTTCCATCCCCTTATTTATAGTTCTAAAGCAGTCATTTCCCGAATGAACGCTTGATTAAACGTTTTTTTCAAAAGAGGCTAGGCTCTCGTCCGCATTTTCGGACGTAATGTTTTGCGCTTGCCCGACCGCTTCATACGTTAATTTCCCCGCGAGTGTATTCAAGCCTTTTTTTAAGCTTTCATCCTCTCTCATCGCTTGCAATAAGCCTTTATCCGCAAGAGTTGAGACATAGGGGAGGGTCACGTTCGTGAGTGCCATCGTGGCCGTGCGTGGAACAGCCCCCGGAATGTTGGCAACCGCATAATGGAGAATATCGTGCTTAACATAGACCGGATCATCATGCGTCGTAATGTGGTCTACTGTCTCGAAAATCCCCCCTTGGTCAACGGCGATATCTACCAATACAGAACCAGCTTGCATCGCTTTTACCGTTTCTTCCTTCACGAGTTTCGGTGCTTTTGCGCCGGGGATAAGAACAGCCCCAATGACAAGGTCAGCTTCCCGCGTAGCCTGATCAATCGAAATCGGATCAGACATCCGTACGTTTATCTGTGATCCAAACAAATCATCGAGCTCGCGAAGTCTTTGCGGATTAAGATCGAGCACTGTGACGTTCGCTCCTAAACCGAGCGCGATTTTTGCCGCGTTGGTACCGGCCACGCCTCCACCGATAATCGTTACGTTCCCCCGCTTTATCCCGGGGACACCCGAAAGTAAAATTCCTTTGCCGCCTTTTGTTTTTTCCAGGTATTGAGCTCCCATTTGCGCAGACATCCGTCCGGCTATTTCACTCATCGGTGTCAACAGCGGCAACGACCCGTCAGCCATTTGCAC
The Salicibibacter kimchii DNA segment above includes these coding regions:
- a CDS encoding metal-dependent hydrolase, with amino-acid sequence MKLTFHGQSFIEIETPDANVLIDPFITGNGTCDINPEDVNPDAILLTHGHQDHLGDTVAIAKRSNALVVATHELAGYLGSKGLDTHPLNIGGGHQFTFGHVKLTPAWHSSSYAEEDGHIIYTGMPAGILFTADNKTIFHAGDTALFSDLKLIGDHNDISAAFLPIGDNFTMGPDDAKIATEWINPELVIPIHYNTFELIEQDGQKFVDELSPIKGRALQPGESVDI
- the ald gene encoding alanine dehydrogenase, which encodes MQIGIPREIKNQENRVSLTPAAVVQLKQKGHQVLVETKAGEGSSFTDEQYDQAGAKIVTSAKEAWGAEMIVKVKEPLPSEYQYFKKNQLVITYLHLAAEPELTKALLENEMTAVAYETVQMADGSLPLLTPMSEIAGRMSAQMGAQYLEKTKGGKGILLSGVPGIKRGNVTIIGGGVAGTNAAKIALGLGANVTVLDLNPQRLRELDDLFGSQINVRMSDPISIDQATREADLVIGAVLIPGAKAPKLVKEETVKAMQAGSVLVDIAVDQGGIFETVDHITTHDDPVYVKHDILHYAVANIPGAVPRTATMALTNVTLPYVSTLADKGLLQAMREDESLKKGLNTLAGKLTYEAVGQAQNITSENADESLASFEKNV